In the Flagellimonas sp. MMG031 genome, one interval contains:
- a CDS encoding sulfatase-like hydrolase/transferase, with the protein MVLIFLGCVPQKKVSKPNVLWLVVEDMSPYLSFYGNTFTHTPTLDSLARKSIIFDNAHSNGAQCSPARSTLISGIYAPMLGTDWHRLARPVPQEFYYPLYLKKAGFYTTNNSKTDYNDSNRPKNVWDLSKKGATYVGRTDTSKPFFSVMNYGGTHTSRIATRDTLGRSPRRIHPDSVIVPDYLPDIPEVRNDLAWHYDSVSEMDQWVKEKLEELKDSGELENTIIFFYSDHGGCLPRAKAFTYEVGTKVPLLVHFPEKFKHLANGKTTGRDDRLVGFVDFAPTIFNLLDIEIPDFMMGRPFLGKNQPKPKNTLFTYRTNQEQNYIPSRALSDGKYRLIWNFNTAYPNGARQSYQWQMPSYQGWDKAFLEKRTDSLESVFWKPMQPFEFYDTENDFYESKNLINAPEHKVKIDEMKEELLALMKQEKDLGLYPWSIRKKEDSIPFYHYVRRTDQDVEAVIDAAVLASTATINELQALIENIQSDEDAIRYWGVLGVLALYEHGQLEEIPNEITTVFEEDSETEIRLIAAELLVKGKGDKNALNFILEQVKANYFIAFSVLQNLGSHAKPIEKELLELEDNPKLKQFYIRSALINTGYYQYDDLYRDKKDINLGYQEPKS; encoded by the coding sequence ATGGTACTTATCTTTTTGGGATGTGTACCTCAAAAAAAAGTGAGCAAGCCCAACGTCCTTTGGCTGGTAGTTGAGGATATGAGCCCATACCTATCCTTTTATGGCAATACGTTTACCCATACGCCAACACTGGATTCCCTGGCCCGGAAAAGTATCATTTTTGACAATGCCCATTCAAATGGAGCACAATGCTCACCGGCACGCAGCACATTGATTTCCGGTATCTATGCACCCATGTTGGGCACAGATTGGCATCGCCTAGCAAGACCGGTGCCCCAAGAGTTTTACTATCCCCTATACTTAAAAAAAGCGGGGTTCTACACTACAAATAATAGCAAAACCGATTACAACGACAGCAATCGCCCAAAAAATGTATGGGACCTATCCAAAAAAGGAGCGACCTATGTAGGGCGCACTGATACAAGTAAACCGTTTTTCTCGGTCATGAACTACGGTGGCACGCATACATCACGGATCGCAACGCGCGATACCCTGGGACGGAGTCCGAGAAGGATTCATCCCGACTCCGTAATAGTTCCTGACTATTTACCTGATATTCCAGAAGTTCGGAACGATTTAGCCTGGCATTATGATTCCGTTTCAGAAATGGATCAATGGGTGAAAGAAAAATTGGAGGAACTTAAGGACTCCGGTGAGCTTGAAAATACGATCATATTCTTCTACTCCGACCATGGGGGATGTCTACCGCGAGCAAAGGCTTTTACATATGAAGTCGGCACAAAAGTGCCATTATTGGTTCATTTTCCGGAAAAATTCAAACATTTGGCAAATGGTAAAACCACGGGGCGAGACGATCGTTTGGTCGGTTTTGTGGACTTTGCGCCAACAATTTTCAATCTTTTGGACATTGAAATACCCGACTTTATGATGGGTAGGCCATTTTTAGGAAAAAACCAGCCCAAGCCGAAAAATACACTTTTTACCTATCGCACCAACCAAGAACAGAATTATATTCCCTCGCGTGCATTGTCCGATGGCAAGTACCGTTTAATCTGGAACTTTAATACCGCCTACCCTAACGGTGCAAGACAATCATACCAATGGCAAATGCCCTCTTACCAAGGTTGGGACAAAGCCTTCCTGGAGAAAAGAACCGATTCTTTGGAAAGTGTCTTTTGGAAACCTATGCAACCCTTCGAATTTTATGATACCGAAAACGACTTTTACGAATCCAAGAATCTCATCAACGCACCTGAACATAAAGTCAAAATCGATGAAATGAAAGAAGAACTTTTAGCGCTAATGAAACAGGAAAAGGATTTGGGACTCTATCCGTGGTCAATACGCAAAAAAGAGGACAGTATACCTTTCTATCATTATGTGCGAAGAACAGATCAAGATGTCGAAGCGGTTATTGATGCCGCTGTTTTGGCCAGTACGGCCACGATTAACGAGTTACAGGCCTTGATTGAAAACATACAAAGTGATGAAGACGCCATTAGATACTGGGGCGTTCTTGGGGTTTTGGCTTTGTATGAGCATGGGCAACTCGAGGAAATTCCAAATGAAATCACTACTGTGTTTGAAGAAGATTCCGAAACAGAAATAAGGCTCATAGCCGCGGAACTACTGGTAAAGGGAAAAGGTGACAAAAATGCCCTGAACTTTATTTTGGAACAGGTAAAAGCCAATTATTTTATTGCTTTTTCGGTGCTCCAAAATTTAGGTTCCCATGCCAAACCCATAGAAAAAGAATTGTTGGAATTAGAGGACAATCCCAAACTAAAACAATTTTATATACGCTCTGCGTTGATAAACACAGGCTACTATCAGTATGACGACCTTTATCGCGACAAAAAGGATATAAATTTGGGCTACCAAGAACCAAAATCTTGA
- a CDS encoding RagB/SusD family nutrient uptake outer membrane protein has translation MKNIRNTTILFTLMLVLTSCEKYLEEDLRDQIAVENFFNNDQEALLATNGLYRILLRGNMYGTRGIDNYYVNGADEVGPSRNVNGQIHNYLIQEGVADGNAIWSSCYEIVRNASLNISNIEGNENISEDIRNQTLGESYFLRALAYFHLTNLWGDVPYYRELLPLEELGSLGRFSKDEIRSDMKADLSLAFELLPSEPDLGRASKWAAAALKAKFHLFDSEWAEAKAECDEIIDNSPHRLLENFADVFDQTDRADQYNDEQIFVVDFTTEGIFNDAGTRRTDDYNPRLRDEPSNRNNRPGGPGTPQRWQLLRDTLQTLNQDMSGFGWAVPLPEIADRNNWDPDDLRYDATIVTEYAGFELQFPYYRKNWNLNNTSPRADHHENYVMFRLADIYLMAAEAENELNGPNGAYPYVNKVRERAFEPDKPWGGMTQESFRTAMYDERKYELCTEGYRKMDLIRWGILLETVKSTEHRPWNNPGDNIQPYHVLLPIPQDELILNPNLLTSDPSNNGYRGG, from the coding sequence ATGAAAAACATACGAAATACAACAATTTTATTCACTTTAATGCTTGTGCTTACGAGTTGTGAAAAATATTTAGAGGAAGATTTACGGGATCAAATTGCCGTGGAGAATTTCTTTAATAACGATCAGGAAGCATTGCTAGCTACCAATGGTCTTTATAGGATTTTGCTTCGCGGAAATATGTACGGAACCCGGGGCATTGACAATTATTATGTCAATGGGGCGGATGAAGTGGGGCCTAGCCGTAATGTAAACGGTCAAATACACAATTATTTGATTCAAGAGGGTGTTGCAGATGGGAACGCCATTTGGTCTTCATGTTATGAGATTGTGCGAAATGCCTCCCTGAACATTTCCAATATCGAAGGTAATGAGAACATCTCCGAAGATATAAGGAACCAGACCCTTGGCGAATCGTATTTTTTAAGGGCATTGGCTTATTTCCATTTGACCAATCTTTGGGGCGACGTTCCATATTACAGGGAGTTGTTGCCTTTAGAGGAGTTGGGATCGTTAGGCCGATTCTCAAAAGACGAGATACGATCCGACATGAAGGCTGATTTGTCCTTGGCATTTGAATTATTGCCCAGCGAACCAGATTTGGGCAGAGCTTCCAAGTGGGCTGCTGCAGCTTTAAAGGCCAAATTTCATTTATTCGATAGCGAATGGGCGGAAGCCAAGGCTGAATGCGATGAAATTATCGATAATTCCCCGCATCGATTGCTGGAAAATTTTGCAGATGTTTTTGATCAAACGGACAGAGCTGATCAATATAATGACGAGCAGATTTTTGTAGTTGATTTTACCACCGAAGGTATTTTTAATGACGCAGGAACGCGGCGAACAGATGATTACAATCCTAGATTAAGGGATGAGCCAAGTAACCGTAACAATAGGCCAGGAGGTCCTGGCACCCCTCAAAGGTGGCAGTTGCTTCGAGACACATTGCAGACTTTAAATCAAGATATGAGTGGATTTGGATGGGCTGTTCCCTTACCTGAAATTGCCGATCGGAACAATTGGGACCCAGATGATTTACGATATGATGCAACGATAGTAACGGAATACGCCGGATTTGAATTACAGTTTCCTTATTACAGGAAAAATTGGAACTTGAACAATACTTCCCCACGGGCCGACCATCACGAGAATTATGTGATGTTTCGACTAGCTGATATTTATTTGATGGCTGCAGAGGCTGAAAATGAACTCAATGGTCCCAATGGAGCCTATCCCTATGTGAACAAGGTAAGAGAAAGGGCATTTGAGCCAGACAAGCCATGGGGGGGAATGACACAGGAATCTTTTAGGACAGCGATGTACGATGAACGGAAATATGAATTGTGTACGGAAGGTTATCGAAAAATGGATTTGATTCGTTGGGGCATATTATTGGAGACGGTCAAATCGACGGAGCATAGGCCTTGGAATAATCCTGGCGATAATATTCAACCCTATCATGTTTTGTTGCCGATACCCCAAGATGAACTTATTCTAAATCCAAACTTGCTTACATCCGACCCATCCAATAATGGTTATCGAGGTGGATAA
- a CDS encoding TonB-dependent receptor, giving the protein MRLLVLFLCISIWSFGHAQQTISGTVTDSNGVPVPGVTVLVEGTTNGVAADFDGNYSISAKQGDVLRFSSVGFITTTRTVGTAQTINVSLQEDTELLDEVVVIGYGTSSKKRLVSAISSVKADEIENQPVARVDQALQGRAAGVEVTSNNGAPGTGSTIRIRGNSSINGNNSPLFVVDGFIVGNDFNLNNININDIESLEILKDATALAIYGTRGASGVVIITTKSGKSLPIGKPTFAVNSYISMDEMANKINILGGQDYVDYVNEAGQFIPGDPIDVNGTPVPIGFTDPNLPLQFEGDIPTTDWIDEVTTTGVIYNTDLSVTGRTEKTNYYASINYFNQEGLIKNSGLERVTFRTNFDVNLSKRFKFGTRLNLSTFRRENPKVNFSQIIANVLPIRTVFDEEGNFTGTNPISGTLQRNPVADYQLRVDHNLVTNIVANLYAEYELFKDFKLKTSFGGTFNFYKGNDYLPGSLPERILSNNVGGFAEIATNQTKDLLSETTFQWDKQLGDHSLNVLGGFTAQKITSEGMSSSAEGFPNDVVEFNNLSLGSDPETFQVDSGYNQRTLTSVLGRITYGYKDRYILTLVGRQDGSSVFEAGNKYSFFPSAGVVWNVDEEPFLQDSQTFDILKLRASYGLVGEQGVSTYNSFDLLDSQYVYFNEVLTPAVLLANPGTNDLTWETTKQLDLGIEVGLFKNRISFEAGYYKKTTEDLLLFRDLPNTAGNRVLENVGGVENRGFEFLLNTRNVVNDNFTWNTTFTLTSNDSEVLDLGDEEFINLQSTGNQGGPSARLIPGEAFPVFFGAEYLGTYKDPQEIVDDGAVGRAFLGSPRYRDVNEDGTINQEDYSILGSPQPDFFGGLRNRFSWKGLNLDIFFQYSFGADIFNVVTQRSLFGRGDENVDPRVLDRWVEGVNETSNIPRAGTSTSTFNPNSTANIEDGSFVRLRTLTLSYDIPLKKAGLDKVFKSFNVYVTGQNLWLISDFTLGDPEVNNFSASNGFGSVSQGFANGQYPYARSIVTGVKVEF; this is encoded by the coding sequence ATGAGACTACTAGTATTATTTTTATGTATTTCCATATGGTCCTTTGGGCATGCCCAACAGACCATATCGGGTACAGTGACCGATTCCAATGGGGTACCAGTACCGGGTGTGACGGTGTTGGTTGAAGGAACCACAAACGGGGTAGCTGCCGATTTTGATGGCAATTACTCCATTAGTGCCAAGCAAGGCGATGTACTCAGGTTTTCCTCCGTTGGTTTTATTACCACCACCAGAACCGTAGGTACTGCACAGACCATCAATGTTAGCCTTCAAGAAGACACAGAATTACTTGATGAGGTCGTGGTAATTGGTTACGGTACCTCATCTAAGAAAAGATTGGTTTCAGCAATATCTTCTGTTAAGGCCGATGAAATTGAAAACCAACCTGTTGCACGGGTGGATCAGGCCTTACAGGGAAGAGCTGCAGGTGTTGAGGTGACATCGAACAACGGGGCCCCTGGAACCGGTTCCACGATTCGTATTAGAGGGAATAGTTCCATCAACGGCAACAACAGTCCACTTTTTGTGGTCGATGGTTTTATTGTTGGAAATGATTTCAACTTAAACAATATCAATATCAATGATATTGAGTCATTGGAGATTTTAAAGGATGCAACGGCCTTGGCCATTTATGGAACAAGGGGGGCGTCAGGAGTTGTTATAATTACCACCAAAAGTGGTAAGTCATTGCCCATAGGTAAACCGACGTTCGCCGTCAACTCCTATATCAGTATGGATGAAATGGCCAATAAAATCAATATTTTAGGAGGTCAGGATTATGTCGATTATGTGAATGAGGCAGGTCAATTTATCCCGGGCGACCCCATCGATGTAAATGGTACACCAGTACCTATCGGTTTTACAGACCCGAATTTACCTTTGCAATTTGAGGGAGACATTCCCACAACGGATTGGATTGACGAAGTTACCACTACCGGGGTAATTTACAACACTGACCTGTCAGTCACGGGTAGAACGGAAAAAACCAATTATTACGCTTCCATCAATTACTTTAATCAGGAGGGCTTGATTAAAAATTCCGGACTTGAAAGGGTTACGTTCAGAACCAATTTTGATGTTAATTTGTCAAAACGTTTCAAATTTGGAACACGATTGAATCTAAGTACATTTAGGCGAGAGAACCCCAAGGTGAATTTTTCGCAAATCATAGCCAATGTCCTGCCCATTAGAACCGTTTTTGATGAGGAGGGTAATTTTACCGGCACGAACCCGATAAGTGGTACATTGCAACGTAATCCGGTAGCGGATTATCAATTGCGGGTGGATCATAATTTGGTAACCAATATAGTGGCCAATCTATATGCGGAATATGAGCTTTTCAAGGATTTTAAACTTAAGACAAGTTTTGGGGGCACCTTTAATTTCTATAAAGGCAATGACTACTTACCTGGAAGCTTGCCTGAACGAATCTTGTCCAATAATGTTGGCGGGTTTGCGGAAATTGCAACCAATCAAACCAAGGATTTGCTCAGCGAGACCACCTTTCAGTGGGACAAACAATTGGGAGACCATTCCCTAAATGTCCTAGGAGGATTTACCGCACAAAAAATAACGAGCGAGGGAATGTCATCTTCAGCGGAAGGATTTCCTAATGATGTGGTGGAATTCAACAATTTATCCCTGGGGTCAGACCCGGAAACATTCCAGGTGGACTCTGGCTACAATCAAAGAACATTGACATCTGTTTTGGGAAGGATTACCTATGGATACAAGGATAGATACATATTGACCCTTGTCGGGAGACAGGATGGGTCTTCTGTGTTTGAGGCAGGGAATAAATACTCCTTTTTTCCCTCGGCCGGAGTTGTATGGAACGTTGACGAAGAACCTTTTTTACAGGATTCACAAACCTTTGACATCTTAAAACTCAGGGCCAGTTATGGTCTTGTCGGTGAGCAGGGTGTTAGTACGTACAACAGTTTTGATCTGTTAGATTCCCAATACGTTTATTTTAATGAAGTGCTCACTCCTGCAGTGCTTTTAGCAAATCCGGGGACCAACGACTTGACCTGGGAAACAACGAAGCAATTGGATCTAGGTATCGAAGTTGGTCTTTTTAAAAATCGGATATCATTCGAAGCAGGATATTATAAGAAAACCACAGAAGATTTACTGCTCTTTAGGGATTTGCCCAATACGGCCGGTAACAGGGTCTTGGAAAATGTTGGAGGTGTCGAGAACCGAGGCTTCGAATTTTTGTTGAACACCAGAAATGTTGTAAACGATAATTTCACATGGAATACAACTTTTACGTTAACATCCAACGATAGTGAGGTCTTGGACTTGGGGGATGAGGAATTCATCAATTTGCAGTCTACAGGAAACCAAGGGGGGCCATCCGCCCGCCTTATACCGGGAGAGGCATTTCCGGTTTTCTTTGGGGCAGAATATTTGGGAACTTATAAAGATCCGCAAGAGATTGTAGATGATGGAGCTGTAGGAAGGGCGTTTTTGGGAAGTCCACGATATAGGGATGTAAACGAAGATGGGACCATAAACCAAGAAGATTATTCCATATTGGGTAGTCCACAGCCTGATTTCTTTGGAGGGCTCAGAAACCGATTTTCTTGGAAGGGGCTTAACTTGGACATATTCTTCCAGTATTCCTTTGGGGCTGATATTTTCAATGTCGTGACCCAGCGCTCCCTTTTTGGACGAGGTGATGAAAATGTCGACCCGAGAGTGTTGGATAGATGGGTAGAGGGAGTCAATGAAACCTCTAATATTCCGAGGGCTGGTACATCAACCAGCACCTTCAATCCCAACAGTACGGCAAACATTGAAGATGGCTCTTTTGTTCGATTGCGAACATTGACACTGTCCTATGATATTCCTTTGAAAAAGGCGGGCTTGGATAAGGTCTTTAAGTCTTTCAATGTCTATGTGACAGGCCAAAATCTATGGCTGATATCGGATTTTACCCTGGGTGACCCGGAAGTGAACAACTTTTCGGCGAGTAACGGTTTCGGTTCGGTATCTCAAGGTTTTGCAAACGGTCAATATCCCTACGCCAGAAGTATAGTAACGGGCGTGAAAGTAGAATTTTAA
- a CDS encoding sulfatase, with product MNRYQKIIIILCLGGFLLALTAIQVFRGENALLKKEVTIKKPNIVLINIDDLGWKDLGFMGSHYYDTPHLDRLAKEGMVFTNAYANAANCAPSRACLLSGLNTPRHGVFTVGSSERGDSRTRKLVPIKNRLYLHDSIYTLPEMMKSAGYITANIGKWHVGKDPTTQGIDYNVGGSSRGNPGTKGYFSPYNIDFIKDGPKGEYLTDRLVQEAISFITKNKDSSFFAYLPLYTVHTPLQGKKAWLEKYKDKAGTNGQDNPVYAAMVSSMDENVGKILRALDTLKLSESTLVVFTSDNGGIRAISNQHPLRGGKGSYYEGGIRVPLIIRWPGHVLPGTQNNNRVSNLDLMPTFQEISYPRKKTRFLDGISFANQFMDVSKTERDLFFHFPIYLQAYNPKQDDGRDPLFRTRPGAVVISGDWKLHHYFEDDGLELYHLNEDPGERENMVELYPDKTRELLKKLSVWQKNVNAPIPNEKNANYDSNYEHQKLAQAIK from the coding sequence ATGAATCGATATCAAAAAATAATAATTATACTCTGTCTTGGAGGCTTCCTTTTGGCATTGACTGCCATTCAGGTCTTCCGTGGTGAAAATGCACTTCTGAAAAAAGAAGTGACCATTAAAAAACCCAACATTGTCCTTATTAATATTGACGACCTAGGCTGGAAAGATCTAGGGTTTATGGGCAGCCATTATTATGATACACCTCATTTGGATAGGCTGGCCAAAGAAGGCATGGTCTTTACCAATGCATATGCCAATGCTGCCAACTGTGCACCAAGCAGGGCATGTCTACTTTCTGGGTTGAACACACCAAGACACGGGGTATTTACCGTAGGCTCATCAGAAAGAGGGGACAGTCGAACCCGTAAACTTGTTCCCATAAAGAATAGATTGTATCTGCATGATTCCATTTATACCCTCCCCGAAATGATGAAATCGGCTGGATATATTACGGCCAATATTGGCAAATGGCATGTAGGAAAAGATCCTACAACTCAAGGAATCGATTACAATGTAGGGGGAAGCAGTCGAGGCAATCCTGGAACAAAAGGGTATTTTTCACCCTATAACATTGATTTCATTAAAGATGGTCCCAAAGGAGAATATTTGACCGATAGATTGGTACAGGAAGCTATCTCCTTCATTACTAAAAATAAGGATAGCAGTTTTTTCGCCTACCTTCCTCTTTACACTGTACACACCCCCCTTCAAGGAAAAAAAGCATGGTTGGAAAAATATAAAGATAAAGCAGGAACGAACGGACAAGACAACCCTGTTTATGCTGCGATGGTAAGTTCCATGGACGAGAATGTGGGAAAAATATTGAGGGCGTTGGACACATTGAAACTATCAGAAAGCACATTGGTCGTTTTCACTTCGGACAATGGAGGAATTCGTGCCATTTCCAACCAACATCCTTTACGGGGGGGTAAGGGTTCTTACTATGAAGGTGGTATTCGTGTACCGTTGATCATTCGTTGGCCTGGTCATGTACTCCCTGGGACACAAAACAATAATCGCGTGAGCAATCTCGATCTGATGCCAACCTTCCAGGAAATCTCATATCCTAGAAAAAAGACTCGTTTTCTGGATGGGATAAGTTTTGCAAATCAGTTCATGGATGTATCCAAGACTGAGCGAGATCTTTTTTTTCATTTCCCCATATACTTACAGGCCTATAACCCAAAGCAAGACGATGGTCGAGACCCCTTGTTCAGAACAAGGCCAGGTGCTGTTGTGATTTCCGGGGACTGGAAGCTCCACCACTATTTTGAGGACGATGGCCTAGAATTATATCATCTAAATGAAGACCCCGGCGAAAGAGAAAATATGGTAGAGCTGTATCCCGATAAGACTCGAGAACTGTTAAAAAAACTCAGCGTTTGGCAAAAAAATGTAAACGCTCCCATTCCTAATGAAAAAAATGCAAATTATGATTCGAACTATGAACATCAAAAGTTGGCGCAAGCGATTAAGTAA
- a CDS encoding T9SS type A sorting domain-containing protein, which produces MRLLSNSAPQNGISWEFVPSSEPGWYNIFTESGEVLQLTNIPDTLGSVTGKALRTTDITSDGSWKRFRLVQAPNGKVFIENQQFNSYIRATNIEQDTNLPAYFVHGADNTNTGVWTQWTITSQQVEECSIVPHFQINGGVWQDSITTINATLGDTVLLGPESNEFGDVGGNWNWVGPNGFSASTREITLNNIQLHQAGTYTVSNSDQNGCTSTLDFMIAVTGFTDEYYIDNVGLNLRLKSNGTDTGAIATNTGDMEERTHWNLVDAGNGKYFIESSPSGKRLRCNNANGNDTGSVDLVANTYSGSWVQWELIPIGSYYFIENEFHGARLRANSNQEIVVGTIASSGLWVQWELNGTGTGTSAKSTQSSLSPKSEPTAESEVFNTESLSNPNLSMAIFPNPVNASFTIKFNKKDEGNLFIYNPSGQLVYAQKYNGDTIDIDNGAKFKSGLYFVKCVSATGEVNDRRILVK; this is translated from the coding sequence GTGAGATTACTATCGAATTCAGCTCCCCAAAACGGTATTTCCTGGGAATTCGTTCCCAGCTCAGAGCCTGGATGGTATAATATTTTTACCGAAAGCGGGGAAGTTCTGCAACTTACAAACATCCCGGATACATTGGGTAGTGTTACGGGCAAGGCACTTAGAACCACCGACATCACCTCTGATGGTAGTTGGAAAAGATTTCGTTTGGTGCAGGCCCCCAATGGTAAAGTATTTATAGAAAACCAACAATTCAACAGCTATATACGAGCTACGAATATTGAACAAGATACCAATTTACCGGCCTATTTCGTTCATGGTGCAGATAATACCAATACAGGGGTTTGGACTCAATGGACCATTACTTCCCAACAAGTGGAAGAGTGTTCAATAGTACCTCATTTCCAAATAAATGGAGGTGTGTGGCAGGATAGCATTACCACAATAAACGCGACCCTTGGTGATACTGTATTATTGGGTCCTGAGTCAAATGAATTTGGTGATGTGGGAGGCAACTGGAACTGGGTTGGACCAAATGGTTTCTCCGCTTCAACCAGAGAAATCACACTGAACAACATTCAATTACATCAGGCCGGCACCTATACCGTTTCCAATTCCGATCAAAATGGTTGCACATCAACGCTGGATTTTATGATAGCCGTAACAGGTTTCACCGATGAATATTACATAGACAACGTAGGGCTTAACCTAAGGCTGAAAAGCAATGGGACCGATACTGGTGCCATTGCGACCAATACAGGGGATATGGAGGAGAGAACCCATTGGAATCTGGTCGATGCCGGTAATGGCAAGTATTTTATTGAATCTTCTCCCAGCGGTAAGCGGTTGAGATGTAATAATGCCAATGGCAACGACACTGGCTCTGTTGATTTGGTCGCCAATACGTATTCAGGGTCATGGGTACAATGGGAACTTATCCCAATAGGCTCATATTATTTTATAGAAAACGAATTCCATGGTGCTAGGTTAAGAGCTAACTCAAACCAGGAAATTGTCGTAGGAACCATTGCCAGTTCAGGTCTCTGGGTACAATGGGAGTTGAATGGCACAGGAACAGGAACGTCTGCAAAATCCACACAATCCTCGCTTTCCCCAAAGTCCGAACCAACGGCTGAAAGCGAGGTTTTCAATACAGAGTCACTATCAAATCCTAATTTATCAATGGCCATTTTCCCTAATCCGGTCAACGCCTCTTTTACTATAAAATTCAACAAAAAGGATGAAGGAAATTTATTTATTTATAACCCATCCGGCCAACTGGTATACGCTCAGAAATATAACGGGGACACCATTGATATTGACAATGGTGCCAAATTCAAATCGGGACTATATTTTGTCAAATGTGTTTCAGCTACCGGAGAAGTGAATGATAGAAGGATCCTAGTGAAGTAA
- a CDS encoding RICIN domain-containing protein → MKLLRYQKTALALIVGILFSCSHELQQVDLTHSDMSILESSNSFNLVSSISNHHYVQNLDIVLGDVKQGQIYNLYTTTTEIDNILDGFESMGVGGIRITIFAEGVNPNKPMFDYFYTEAKARGFKIFANPMEYRGGQKIANGMGPDQGTGPSVLGSTTATETLINRVIDFAQEYAVDWICPFNEDGGPGKHWTAAQMNTIFSSVHAANLNGAQLIGPCTYGIPEGIAVLNNTNIKDYISIATTHNLGFHHDKWPDFIAAAGPLPVWDSETNNRKKFPDKDVRIDAAINAGVDGLVLYNSLKGIDWTDGTLTGTGVNANSGQDFKDKITQYYFVQNKETGDRIKPYTNFDNNSLIVEVPSYWNGVYSQWELVPVENGWYRLKNRGGGTYVRPETNNDFSNILSKTSFYGTALHVQWRTNDAGNGFVFIENRGTGKVLNARNYDDLGNNNDVEVIKIQQVPNFWTGNWSQWQLIEAN, encoded by the coding sequence ATGAAACTACTTAGATACCAAAAAACAGCCTTGGCCTTAATTGTCGGGATTCTTTTTTCATGTTCCCACGAACTACAGCAGGTTGATTTAACCCATAGTGATATGTCAATTTTGGAATCTTCTAACTCCTTTAACTTAGTTTCCTCTATTTCAAACCATCATTATGTTCAAAATCTTGACATCGTCCTCGGAGATGTGAAACAAGGTCAGATTTATAATTTGTACACCACTACCACAGAGATCGATAACATACTGGACGGATTTGAGAGCATGGGCGTTGGAGGTATAAGAATTACCATTTTTGCTGAAGGCGTAAATCCAAATAAACCAATGTTCGATTACTTCTATACCGAGGCAAAGGCAAGAGGCTTTAAAATTTTTGCAAACCCTATGGAATACAGGGGAGGTCAGAAGATAGCAAATGGGATGGGGCCTGATCAAGGAACCGGACCATCGGTTCTTGGCAGTACTACAGCAACGGAAACCTTGATCAATCGCGTAATTGATTTCGCCCAAGAATATGCAGTGGATTGGATATGCCCCTTTAATGAAGATGGAGGGCCTGGCAAACACTGGACCGCAGCTCAGATGAACACCATTTTCTCTTCCGTCCATGCTGCCAATCTTAACGGCGCCCAACTTATAGGTCCATGTACATATGGAATACCAGAGGGAATTGCGGTACTGAACAATACCAACATCAAAGACTACATATCCATTGCAACAACACATAATCTAGGCTTCCATCATGATAAATGGCCAGATTTTATTGCTGCCGCTGGACCATTGCCTGTTTGGGATTCCGAGACAAACAACAGAAAAAAGTTCCCAGATAAGGATGTAAGAATTGATGCTGCCATAAATGCCGGTGTTGACGGACTTGTCCTTTACAACAGTTTAAAAGGGATTGACTGGACCGATGGTACTTTAACCGGTACCGGGGTGAATGCGAATTCAGGTCAGGACTTCAAGGATAAAATCACACAGTATTATTTTGTTCAGAATAAGGAAACAGGTGATAGGATAAAACCTTATACCAATTTCGATAATAATTCCTTGATAGTAGAGGTGCCCAGCTATTGGAATGGCGTATACTCCCAATGGGAATTGGTCCCGGTGGAAAATGGATGGTATCGCCTAAAGAATAGAGGGGGCGGAACCTATGTAAGGCCAGAAACCAACAATGATTTTTCAAACATCCTCTCCAAAACCTCCTTTTATGGTACCGCATTGCATGTCCAATGGAGAACAAATGATGCTGGAAATGGATTTGTCTTCATCGAGAATAGAGGGACGGGTAAAGTACTCAATGCAAGAAATTACGATGACCTGGGAAACAATAATGATGTGGAGGTTATTAAAATTCAGCAAGTACCTAATTTCTGGACAGGGAACTGGTCTCAATGGCAGTTGATAGAGGCCAACTAA